One part of the Bdellovibrio sp. KM01 genome encodes these proteins:
- a CDS encoding pyridoxal-phosphate dependent enzyme yields the protein MPQSRIVEIVAPELNLRDGNRVFTSLEGENPGGSMKDHMVEGEISFLFNSGRVAKGSIISEVSAGSTAVSLAHYCKERGLRCTLFVPKTVMPSLVEFLTSQGAEVFQEDMANIYPNYEKFLLEQPGSVRFDQLFDFQKRRHYHSLGQRAAAFMGAAVSAVIGAVGTGHSLLGTAEGAKAHWVVSTEPHAGFMVSGVRNIELNRYGERDELGPQDFNQRVLVAEDQLLGTDVIKTDAGMVKVGPSFKLVLAGVQEYLHGKSQQSIFALGASLKRV from the coding sequence ATGCCTCAGTCTCGAATTGTTGAAATTGTCGCTCCCGAATTAAATCTTCGGGACGGCAACCGCGTTTTTACTTCTTTGGAAGGGGAAAATCCCGGCGGCTCTATGAAAGATCATATGGTCGAAGGGGAGATCTCTTTTCTTTTTAATTCTGGACGAGTGGCAAAAGGCTCCATAATTTCTGAAGTCAGTGCGGGGAGTACAGCCGTTTCTTTAGCTCACTACTGCAAAGAGCGAGGGCTTCGCTGTACATTGTTCGTGCCAAAAACTGTTATGCCCTCCCTGGTGGAGTTTCTGACCTCCCAGGGTGCTGAAGTTTTTCAAGAGGACATGGCCAATATCTATCCCAACTACGAAAAGTTTTTGCTCGAGCAACCGGGAAGTGTTCGTTTTGATCAGCTTTTTGATTTTCAAAAGCGCCGTCACTATCATTCCCTGGGTCAGCGGGCTGCAGCGTTTATGGGAGCTGCCGTATCAGCCGTGATTGGGGCTGTCGGTACGGGGCACTCTTTGCTGGGAACCGCCGAAGGAGCGAAGGCGCATTGGGTGGTCAGCACCGAACCTCACGCAGGGTTTATGGTGTCTGGAGTTCGTAATATTGAACTCAATCGTTATGGCGAGCGGGATGAGTTGGGCCCCCAGGACTTCAATCAGCGAGTTCTGGTAGCAGAAGATCAGTTGCTAGGAACAGATGTGATAAAAACGGATGCCGGGATGGTGAAGGTCGGGCCTTCTTTTAAGTTGGTTTTGGCGGGAGTTCAGGAGTATTTGCACGGAAAAAGTCAGCAAAGCATTTTCGCTTTAGGGGCTTCTCTGAAACGTGTTTAG
- a CDS encoding HAD family phosphatase, with product MLNSFFPNHDFKALLFDFDGTVADTMPAHLGAWNKALAKYSLSLSREQHQAWAGRPTHRIVEMMNELHKATIDPQQFLAEKEVHYLSSLHEVKTITSVMDVITHYHGKVPMAIVTGSRRKIVDLTMKQLNLHSYFDLLVCAEDYTQGKPAPDCFLIAASKLNIAPAECLVFEDAVLGMQAAHSAGMKCLMVDEQYSLTHTRK from the coding sequence ATGTTGAATTCATTTTTTCCCAACCACGATTTTAAAGCCTTGCTCTTTGACTTTGACGGCACGGTTGCCGACACCATGCCTGCTCACTTGGGCGCATGGAATAAGGCACTGGCTAAGTATTCGTTGTCTTTAAGCCGCGAGCAGCACCAAGCCTGGGCCGGCCGCCCCACTCATCGGATTGTTGAAATGATGAACGAGCTTCACAAGGCGACCATTGATCCACAGCAGTTCTTGGCGGAAAAAGAAGTTCACTATCTTTCCTCCCTGCATGAAGTAAAAACCATCACATCGGTGATGGATGTGATCACTCACTATCATGGCAAAGTTCCTATGGCGATCGTGACTGGCAGTCGTCGCAAGATCGTGGACCTGACAATGAAACAACTGAATCTGCATTCCTATTTTGATTTATTGGTTTGTGCGGAAGACTACACCCAAGGAAAACCCGCACCGGATTGCTTCCTGATCGCGGCATCAAAACTTAATATCGCTCCCGCAGAGTGTTTGGTTTTTGAAGATGCGGTTTTGGGTATGCAAGCCGCCCACTCTGCCGGCATGAAATGCCTGATGGTGGATGAACAGTACAGCCTGACCCACACACGAAAATGA
- a CDS encoding FKBP-type peptidyl-prolyl cis-trans isomerase, with translation MSLSEVQITDQITGTGEVASKGALVFIHYTGTLKDGTVFDSSHTHGRPFEFVVGSKKVIQGMSQGVLGMKVGGKRTLQIPASLAYGERTMGKIPPHSDLIFEVELLESRPRE, from the coding sequence ATGTCACTTTCAGAAGTTCAAATTACAGATCAGATCACGGGTACCGGCGAAGTTGCCAGCAAAGGTGCTTTGGTTTTCATTCATTATACGGGCACTTTAAAGGACGGAACCGTCTTTGATTCATCCCACACTCACGGTCGACCGTTTGAGTTCGTGGTGGGCTCTAAGAAAGTCATTCAAGGCATGAGCCAGGGAGTCCTTGGTATGAAGGTCGGTGGCAAGCGCACCCTGCAAATTCCTGCCAGTCTGGCCTATGGTGAGCGCACCATGGGTAAAATCCCTCCCCATTCTGATTTGATCTTCGAAGTAGAGTTACTGGAGTCGCGCCCTCGCGAATAA
- a CDS encoding ThiF family adenylyltransferase: protein MDQHYKERFLRSIGIFTEAQLEKMKNTKIAVGGLGLGGSIFINLVRMGFENFHIADPDTFERTNINRQRMAKETTIGMRKDECSLAEARAINPAVKIKVFPEGVKKANLDEFLKGVDWVVDVVDLFAMEDKLALNVEAHKRGIPVASCATLGFSGSVVVFNKNTPSFAEQTGISDKLPYEENLSRFLRFICPEVPTYLWGQLIHAMDRSSYIPFVTPGGETSAAVAASEIAKNVVGMGKTVHSPNGIFVDVAQVKTTIFEASYKARALNIPENLKHADKPIVA from the coding sequence ATGGATCAACATTACAAAGAAAGATTTCTTCGCAGCATCGGCATTTTCACAGAAGCCCAGCTTGAGAAAATGAAAAACACAAAAATCGCTGTTGGTGGTTTGGGTTTGGGTGGTTCAATTTTTATCAATCTGGTTCGTATGGGATTTGAAAATTTCCATATTGCTGACCCGGATACTTTCGAAAGAACGAATATCAATCGTCAGCGTATGGCGAAAGAAACAACTATTGGTATGCGCAAGGACGAGTGTTCTTTGGCGGAAGCTCGCGCGATCAATCCTGCTGTGAAAATTAAAGTTTTCCCTGAGGGCGTTAAGAAAGCTAATTTGGATGAATTCTTAAAAGGTGTCGACTGGGTTGTGGACGTGGTGGATCTGTTTGCCATGGAAGATAAGCTGGCTTTGAATGTGGAAGCTCATAAACGTGGAATCCCCGTAGCCTCTTGTGCGACTTTGGGATTTTCTGGTTCTGTGGTGGTATTTAATAAAAACACTCCGTCATTTGCTGAGCAAACGGGGATTTCAGATAAACTTCCTTATGAAGAAAATCTGTCTCGATTCTTGCGCTTCATCTGTCCAGAAGTTCCGACATACCTCTGGGGTCAGTTGATTCATGCAATGGATCGCTCCTCTTATATTCCGTTTGTCACTCCTGGTGGGGAAACTTCGGCTGCGGTAGCTGCGTCGGAAATCGCGAAAAATGTTGTGGGTATGGGTAAAACTGTGCACTCTCCCAACGGAATTTTCGTGGATGTGGCCCAAGTGAAAACGACGATCTTTGAAGCGTCTTACAAAGCACGCGCTTTGAATATTCCTGAGAACTTGAAACACGCTGATAAACCGATTGTTGCCTAA
- a CDS encoding site-specific tyrosine recombinase: MELPLWIDFFDELQNVRGRSQNTVMAYRRDLELYIEYRKTHNNVTGFYEFMKKHKLSTRSQARVISSLRTYFKFCETRGHNSPELRELRPPKVKVGLPKVLTPQEFQQLFDAAEVTDPVKTARNQLTLLFLYGLGCRVSELIGLNVTDFNQTDRWIKVLGKGSKERLVPLTEKLAETLTTYLREHRSVLMKENSPSILINDRGHRPSRVDVWRWLASWSTRAGFAEPVNPHRFRHGCATALLESGADLRSIQMLLGHASIQTTQIYTNVTTNTMTRTIEEHHPLSQMAEVEK; this comes from the coding sequence ATGGAACTACCTCTTTGGATCGACTTCTTTGATGAACTACAAAATGTGCGTGGACGTTCCCAAAATACGGTGATGGCTTATCGCCGTGATCTGGAACTCTATATTGAGTATCGCAAAACCCATAACAACGTGACCGGCTTTTACGAATTTATGAAAAAGCATAAGCTTTCCACTCGCTCCCAAGCGCGTGTGATTTCGTCTTTGCGCACGTACTTTAAATTCTGCGAGACTCGTGGCCATAACAGCCCGGAGCTGCGCGAACTGCGCCCCCCCAAAGTCAAAGTAGGTCTTCCGAAAGTTCTAACTCCGCAAGAATTTCAGCAGCTTTTCGATGCAGCCGAAGTGACAGATCCGGTTAAGACAGCACGCAATCAATTGACGTTGTTGTTCTTGTACGGCCTGGGGTGCCGTGTTTCTGAATTGATTGGTTTGAACGTCACTGACTTTAACCAAACAGATCGTTGGATCAAAGTTTTGGGTAAAGGCAGTAAGGAGCGTTTGGTGCCTTTGACTGAAAAACTGGCAGAGACATTGACGACTTATCTTCGTGAGCACCGTTCTGTGCTGATGAAAGAAAACAGTCCTTCGATTTTGATCAACGACCGTGGTCACCGTCCGTCTCGTGTGGACGTGTGGAGATGGCTTGCAAGCTGGTCGACACGTGCGGGTTTTGCTGAACCGGTAAACCCACATCGTTTCCGTCATGGTTGCGCCACGGCTTTGCTGGAAAGTGGCGCGGATCTTCGTTCGATCCAAATGTTGTTGGGGCACGCAAGTATCCAGACAACTCAGATCTACACGAATGTGACGACGAACACGATGACTCGTACAATCGAGGAACATCATCCACTTTCCCAGATGGCGGAAGTAGAGAAATAA
- a CDS encoding ATP-binding protein, giving the protein MAGQIQLSEIEAEMWKHIFFATHLPILITTRDERVLHLNDSARDLLGFEDETADHKLDKLLARLNPSLRQMIRVQKVLAPSPYNEHLLIYLHDTRENYYAERLLTFYATTLKSLDRNFDLTACCNSVITAAAEVAIENMADWCRIDLREDLGVGPGTVAHKHPALVPFLKELQDIGFDNADDVLSPLKVLRSGASVFHEDILPEMFRMLSVSPRTFALFTKVGLRSYICMPIKQNGDTIGCVTLARAPGSANFDAVDAMMAEEFANKLAVNIERALLYKNLAEMKNAAEAANRAKTNFIANVSHEIRTPLGAIVGFSDLLTNSTSTVAERQDWAAKVRTNSTYLLRIIDDILDISKVEAGKVELEISEVDLRELLRELSLFADSRTASKDVQFEVIIESAVPRFIKSDATRLSQILSNLIGNAIKFTSSGFVRLSVSKSETHQSLSFEITDSGIGISPAQAGILFQPFTQADASHTRQFGGTGLGLALSRTLARRLGGDLVLMDSELGKGSSFLVTVDCICPENGPVFTNLSEQDNEHKIRIMDVTSLDFATALQGREILLVEDSSDIQALLQRFLEGAGAKISIASNGDEGVQAARLKNYDVILMDVQMPIKDGCQATMELRSEGYSNLIVALTANAMKEERDRCLAAGFDAHLSKPIRRHDLIQKLMGFLGQFEKRQSEITPSV; this is encoded by the coding sequence ATGGCCGGTCAAATTCAGCTTTCGGAGATTGAAGCAGAGATGTGGAAGCACATCTTCTTTGCAACGCATCTGCCGATTCTTATCACGACTCGGGATGAGCGTGTGCTGCATTTAAACGATTCAGCCCGCGACCTTCTTGGTTTTGAAGACGAGACCGCCGATCACAAACTAGATAAATTACTGGCGCGTTTAAATCCTTCTTTGCGCCAAATGATTCGTGTTCAAAAAGTGTTGGCGCCATCTCCCTACAATGAACATCTTTTGATCTATCTCCACGACACGCGCGAAAACTATTATGCCGAACGCCTTTTGACGTTTTATGCAACCACACTGAAATCACTGGATAGGAATTTTGATTTAACGGCGTGTTGTAACTCCGTAATCACTGCAGCTGCGGAAGTAGCCATTGAAAATATGGCGGATTGGTGTCGCATAGATTTGCGTGAAGACTTAGGAGTCGGGCCTGGCACCGTGGCTCACAAGCACCCCGCACTCGTGCCGTTTTTAAAAGAGCTTCAAGATATCGGCTTTGATAATGCCGACGATGTTTTAAGTCCTCTGAAGGTTTTGCGCTCAGGCGCATCTGTTTTTCACGAAGACATCCTGCCAGAAATGTTTCGCATGCTTTCCGTTTCGCCGCGCACTTTTGCATTGTTTACGAAAGTGGGGTTGCGCTCTTACATCTGCATGCCCATCAAACAAAATGGCGACACCATTGGTTGTGTGACCTTGGCGCGCGCGCCGGGTTCTGCCAATTTTGATGCGGTCGATGCGATGATGGCTGAAGAGTTTGCGAACAAACTTGCGGTAAATATCGAAAGAGCGCTGCTCTATAAAAATCTTGCTGAAATGAAAAACGCGGCCGAGGCTGCGAATCGCGCGAAAACGAATTTTATCGCGAACGTCAGTCATGAAATTCGCACACCGTTGGGAGCTATCGTAGGTTTCTCGGATCTGTTGACGAATTCGACTTCGACAGTTGCTGAACGTCAGGACTGGGCGGCGAAAGTTCGCACCAACAGCACCTATTTACTAAGAATCATTGATGACATCCTGGATATTTCCAAAGTCGAAGCCGGTAAAGTGGAGCTTGAAATCAGTGAGGTGGATTTGCGCGAACTTTTGCGTGAGCTGAGTTTGTTCGCTGATTCCCGTACTGCCAGCAAAGATGTACAGTTTGAAGTTATCATCGAATCGGCCGTGCCTCGTTTTATTAAATCCGATGCGACTCGTTTGTCGCAGATTTTGTCCAACTTGATTGGCAATGCCATTAAGTTCACAAGTTCGGGTTTCGTACGTTTAAGCGTCAGTAAATCCGAGACTCATCAGTCCCTAAGTTTTGAGATCACGGATTCCGGTATTGGGATCAGCCCAGCCCAAGCTGGAATTTTATTTCAGCCGTTTACGCAAGCCGATGCTTCTCATACGCGCCAGTTTGGTGGCACGGGCTTGGGCCTGGCTTTGTCACGCACGTTGGCTCGTCGTTTAGGTGGAGACTTGGTATTGATGGATTCTGAACTGGGTAAGGGAAGTTCCTTTCTGGTGACTGTGGATTGTATTTGTCCTGAGAATGGACCGGTATTTACGAATCTGTCGGAACAAGATAACGAGCACAAAATCAGGATCATGGATGTCACGTCATTGGATTTTGCGACTGCTTTGCAGGGGCGCGAAATCTTGTTGGTTGAAGACTCTTCGGACATTCAGGCCTTGCTTCAACGTTTCCTTGAAGGTGCGGGCGCAAAGATTTCTATTGCAAGCAACGGTGACGAAGGGGTGCAGGCTGCGCGCCTTAAAAACTATGACGTGATTTTGATGGATGTCCAAATGCCAATCAAAGATGGTTGCCAGGCGACCATGGAGCTTCGTTCAGAGGGG
- a CDS encoding ATP-binding protein gives MKIKSLIRENEALVPVEVEINFTAGLPQIQFLGLPDQGIRESIHRIKSAIRAQGFEFPKAQQVLVNLRPNHLKKSSRGLELAVALGILWESEQLPKPSENVMVYGELGLLGEVYEPEDLPTDFEPDENVPVWTGQSQNSVAVFDRRVMSCLQDVREPVEVAAVPRQYEVRRPESDLNLQFPQRQARLLEIIALGEHSVLLAGPAGSGKSTIARTLSALLAAPTQEDMHTISKNNRGGSEAPLRWRPVVHPHHSTTALGLIGGGVPPFKGEITRAHKGVMILDELLEFNVRAQESLREPMEESMIRIRRGRFVEEFPAESLMIATTNLCPCGDWVPKSKVVCGRSLKKCQSYMERLSGPLVDRFHITFFTQKREEGESVSGAEILAKLEASRMFRARQSVVDERFKKLSSRWNYEELVSDLPSFYMKELFPKEISSRRRELATLRVARTMADLEQVEKLQPHHVETALKMTFEPVEALKRLGC, from the coding sequence ATGAAAATCAAATCTCTGATTCGCGAAAATGAAGCCCTGGTTCCTGTCGAGGTTGAAATCAATTTCACTGCGGGACTGCCGCAAATTCAATTCTTAGGACTCCCGGATCAGGGAATCCGCGAAAGCATCCATCGTATTAAAAGTGCCATCCGTGCCCAGGGTTTCGAATTTCCGAAAGCGCAACAGGTGTTGGTGAATCTTCGTCCCAATCACTTAAAAAAATCCTCGCGCGGTTTGGAGCTGGCCGTGGCCTTAGGGATATTATGGGAGTCAGAGCAGCTTCCGAAACCCTCAGAGAATGTGATGGTGTACGGGGAGTTGGGATTACTTGGTGAAGTCTATGAACCCGAAGATTTGCCTACAGATTTTGAGCCTGACGAAAATGTTCCGGTATGGACAGGGCAGTCGCAAAACTCTGTGGCGGTATTTGATCGACGGGTCATGAGTTGTTTGCAGGATGTTCGTGAACCCGTGGAGGTGGCAGCAGTTCCCAGACAATACGAAGTGCGCAGGCCTGAAAGTGATTTAAATCTTCAATTTCCGCAAAGGCAGGCGCGGCTGTTAGAGATTATCGCTTTGGGAGAACACTCCGTTTTGCTCGCAGGTCCCGCGGGCTCCGGGAAAAGTACGATTGCTCGGACTTTATCGGCGCTCTTGGCTGCTCCCACTCAGGAAGACATGCATACAATTTCAAAAAACAACCGGGGTGGCAGTGAAGCCCCTCTTCGCTGGCGTCCCGTGGTTCATCCCCATCACTCGACCACCGCTCTTGGGTTGATCGGTGGGGGTGTGCCACCCTTTAAGGGGGAAATCACTCGGGCCCATAAAGGTGTGATGATTTTGGATGAGCTTTTGGAATTCAACGTGCGTGCTCAGGAGTCTTTACGGGAACCCATGGAGGAATCCATGATTCGCATCCGTCGCGGTCGTTTCGTTGAGGAGTTTCCGGCGGAGTCCTTAATGATTGCGACGACGAATCTCTGTCCCTGTGGCGACTGGGTTCCCAAATCCAAAGTCGTCTGCGGCAGGTCTTTAAAAAAATGTCAGTCTTATATGGAAAGACTCTCGGGTCCCTTAGTGGATCGCTTTCACATCACGTTCTTTACGCAAAAACGCGAAGAAGGTGAGTCCGTATCGGGTGCGGAGATACTGGCGAAGCTTGAAGCCAGTCGCATGTTTCGCGCCCGGCAGTCGGTGGTGGATGAGCGATTTAAAAAGTTATCCAGTCGTTGGAACTATGAAGAGCTCGTCTCGGATCTTCCCAGCTTTTATATGAAGGAGCTCTTCCCCAAGGAGATATCCAGTCGCCGTCGCGAGCTCGCAACGCTCCGAGTCGCAAGAACCATGGCGGACCTTGAACAGGTCGAAAAGCTGCAGCCCCACCATGTAGAGACTGCCCTAAAAATGACCTTCGAACCGGTCGAGGCCCTCAAAAGACTCGGATGCTAG